The Acropora palmata chromosome 10, jaAcrPala1.3, whole genome shotgun sequence genome contains a region encoding:
- the LOC141895164 gene encoding uncharacterized protein LOC141895164, whose product NLGTAYDSLGDFRKSIEYHEQHLKIAKEISDPAGEGAAYGKLGIAFYKTGDFRKATEYHEQHLKIAKEIGDRAGEGQAYGNLGIAYHSLGDFRKAIEYHEQNLKIAEEIGDRTGEGKAYGNLGTVYYSLGDVGKAIEYYENDLKIAKEIGDREGEGGTYGNLGTAYHSLSDFRKAIEYHEQHLKIAKEIGDRAGEGAAYGNLGNAYQSLCDFRKAIEYQEKHLKIAKESGDPVGEGRAYGNLGTAYRSLGDFRKAIEYHENDLKIAKEIGDPAGQGDAYGNLGNAYFSLGNFRKAIEYHEQRLKIAKEIGDRAGEGRAYGNLGTAYRSLGDFRKAIEYHEQHLKIAKEIGDRAEGRAYGNLGSAYRSLGDFRKAIEYHEQQFKISKEIGDRAGEGVAYGNLGGAYRSLGDFRKAIEYHENDLKIAKEIGDREGEGGACGNLGTAHYSLGDFRKAIEYLEKRLKIATEIGHRAGEGRAYGNLGNAYLGLHDLRKAIEYHEKDLKIAKETGDSFGEGRTYHNFGVAYFNLGQFDIAVDNFVSAVDVFTTLRSLLKSEDNWKITFRELHETTYTFLWKSLLRLGKINEALFAADQGRAQTLYDNLMIRYGLASPLSCTTFDSKETTIRLFTELSSQIIFLGLEGLKINIWFLSRGQKVSFRHGKLEADIRDEDPIRALLEAALRKIGAEVEVRCEDRTFDDFDNERSSSSEVCEVVEKPRRSSDNPFRPFYKAVIGPIVDLLRSQYDELVIVSDGALCFTPWAAIVESIRIRTIPSLTSYQLISSVPESQHKKTGALLVGNPCLNELKKPPLDLPYAQEEVEMIASILNTRPLTGREATKAEVIKRMSSVGLIHIAAHGNKHTGEICLSPNPGWTSKFPQKKDFVLKMSDVLAANLGARLVVLSCCHSGKGRILKGEGVVGIARAFLASGARSVLISLWAIDDEATTMFMKSFYQHLKEGKTASVAVHQTMKSLGESENFSEMRYWAPFQLLGDDVKIEFEADDLVKN is encoded by the coding sequence AATCTCGGTACTGCTTATGACTCACtaggtgacttccgaaaatccattgagtatcatgaacaacatttgaagattgcaaaagaaatcagtgatccagcaggagaaggagcagcctatggaaaacTTGGTATTGCTTTCTATAAAacgggtgacttccgaaaagccactGAGTATCATgaacaacatttgaaaattgcaaaagaaatcggtgatcgagcAGGAGAAGGACAAGCCTacggaaatctcggtattgcttatcACTCACtaggtgacttccgaaaagccattgagtatcatgaacaaaatttgaaaattgcagaaGAAATCGGCGATCGTACCGGAGAaggaaaagcctatggaaatctcggtactGTTTACTACTCACTGGGTGACGTcggaaaagccattgagtattatgaaaacgatttgaaaattgcaaaagaaatcggtgatcgagaaggagaaggaggaacctatggaaatctcggtacgGCTTATCACTCACTCAGTGATTTCCGGaaagccattgagtaccatgaacaacatttgaaaattgcaaaagaaatcggtgatcgggcgggagaaggagcagcctatggaaatctcggtaatgcttatcAATCACTATGTGatttccgaaaagccattgagtatcaagaaaaacatttgaaaattgcaaaagaaagcgGTGATCCAGtaggagaaggaagagcctatggaaatctcggtactGCTTATCGCTCACtaggtgacttccgaaaagccattgagtatcatgaaaacgatttgaaaattgcaaaagaaatcggtgatccaGCAGGACAAGGAGacgcctatggaaatctcggtaatgcttattTCTCACTAGGtaacttccgaaaagccattgagtatcatgaacaacgtttgaaaattgcaaaagaaatcggtgatcgagcaggagaaggaagagcctatggaaatctcggtactGCTTATCGCTCACtaggtgacttccgaaaagccattgagtatcatgaacaacatttgaaaattgcaaaagaaatcggtgatcgagcggaaggaagagcctatggaaatctcggtagtgCTTATCGCTCACtaggtgacttccgaaaagccattgagtatcatgaacaacaattcaaaatttcaaaagaaatcggtgatcgagcAGGAGAAGGAgtagcctatggaaatctcggtggTGCTTATCGCTCGCtaggtgacttccgaaaagccattgagtatcatgaaaacgatttgaaaattgcaaaagaaatcggtgatcgagaaggagaaggaggagcctgtggaaatctcggtacTGCTCActactcactgggtgacttccgaaaagccattgaatatcttgaaaaacgtttgaaaattgcaacagagATCGGTCATCGAGcaggagaaggaagagcctatggaaatctcggtaatgcttacctcGGACTGCATGACTtacgaaaagccattgagtatcatgaaaaagacttgaaaattgcaaaagaaaccgGCGATAGCTTCGGAGAGGGAAGGACTTATCACAACTTTGGCGTTGCATACTTTAATCTTGGACAGTTTGACATTGCAGTagataattttgtttctgcTGTGGATGTCTTTACTACATTGAGATCTCTATTGAAGTCTGAAGATAATTGGAAAATAACATTTCGAGAGCTGCATGAGACGACGTACACTTTCTTATGGAAGTCATTGCTAAGACTTGGAAAGATCAACGAGGCTTTGTTTGCTGCTGATCAAGGACGAGCGCAGACTTTGTATGACAATTTGATGATTCGCTATGGACTCGCTTCGCCCTTATCATGTACCACATTTGACTCCAAGGAGACAACAATTCGCCTCTTCACAGAGCTTTCTTCGCAAATTATCTTTCTCGGACTTGAAGGACTTAAGATCAACATTTGGTTTCTGAGCAGGGGTCAGAAAGTTTCATTTCGGCACGGGAAGCTAGAGGCTGATATCAGAGACGAAGATCCCATACGCGCCTTACTAGAAGCAGCTTTAAGAAAAATCGGAGCTGAAGTCGAAGTGAGATGCGAAGATCGCACATTTGATGACTTCGACAATGAACGCTCGTCTAGCAGCGAAGTTTGCGAAGTAGTGGAAAAGCCACGTCGGTCTTCAGACAATCCTTTCAGGCCATTTTATAAAGCCGTTATTGGTCCAATTGTTGACTTGCTGCGATCTCAATACgacgagttggtcattgtttcTGACGGTGCGCTGTGCTTTACGCCATGGGCCGCAATTGTTGAATCGATTAGGATTCGCACTATTCCTTCTCTTACcagttatcaattgatctcAAGTGTACCCGAGAGCCAACACAAGAAGACAGGGGCGcttttggtcggaaatccATGCTTAAACGAGTTGAAGAAACCTCCACTCGATTTACCATATGCTCAAGAGGaagtagaaatgattgcatcaaTTCTTAACACTAGACCTCTAACAGGGAGAgaggcaacaaaagctgaagtgataaaacggatgtcgtcagttggtttaattcaCATTGCTGCCCACGGAAACAAGCACACCGGAGAAATTTGCTTGTCCCCAAACCCTGGATGGACTTCAAAGTTCCCTCAAAAGAaggattttgttttgaaaatgtccgaTGTGCTAGCGGCCAATCTTGGAGCTCGTCTTGTGGTCttaagttgctgtcacagtggaaaAGGCCGAATCTTGAAGGGTgagggtgtggtcggtattgcacgtgccttcttggcttctggtgctcgttctgtgttgaTATCCCTGTGGGCAATAGACGACGAAGCTACCACGATGTTCATGAAAAGCttctaccaacacctgaaggaaggaaaaaccgcCAGTGTTGCTGTTCATCAAACGATGAAATCACTTGGTGAATCTGAGAACTTTTCTGAGATGAGGTactgggctccattccaaCTTCTTGGAGATGACGTCAAGATTGAATTCGAAGCAGATGATCTCGTCAAAAATTAG
- the LOC141895071 gene encoding uncharacterized protein LOC141895071, with amino-acid sequence MIGNQANSRTQFLSCYTLSHKKGFKVPYNLTIVDTPGFGDTRGIEHDKVITEQIRTFFNTKGSAGIDYVDAICFVAQAANPRLTPKQKYVFDRILAMFGKNIKKNILVLFTFSDGQKPQALLAMLEAGILEDGNNFFKFNNSVLFAANSGEDDEGNFDRMFWRMGIKSFEKFFQGLAQMEPKSLFLTKQVLDERAQLEVRLGAFKEKIDLGEMELSRLKKLKGIKDELEAVASIRGCSAGFDHFSGGGIEAVIKQVEDEFNQTNRIVFIFVAELQRGLMKLSQIALKKDPLQQVDYLDLLIESEKSQARPGWQDRVKPLQKTRDAAVQINRLAKPGFDPWERFRENEETRQ; translated from the coding sequence ATGATCGGAAATCAAGCAAACAGTCGAACCCAGTTCCTATCGTGTTACACTCTATCGCACAAGAAAGGATTCAAAGTGCCTTACAACCTCACTATTGTAGACACACCCGGCTTTGGAGATACAAGAGGAATTGAGCATGACAAAGTGATAACCGAACAGATTCGCACATTCTTTAACACAAAGGGCTCAGCAGGCATTGATTACGTTGATGCCATCTGCTTCGTGGCTCAAGCTGCCAATCCGAGGCTCACTCCAAAGCAAAAGTATGTTTTTGACAGAATCCTGGCCATGTttggaaaaaatatcaagaagaATATCTTAGTGCTCTTTACCTTTTCTGATGGTCAAAAGCCTCAAGCCCTGTTGGCAATGCTAGAAGCCGGAATTCTAGAAGATGGTAATAACTtcttcaagtttaacaacagCGTCCTATTTGCAGCTAACTCTGGTGAAGATGACGAAGGCAATTTCGACAGAATGTTTTGGAGAATGGGAATCAAGAGTTTCGAGAAGTTCTTTCAAGGCTTAGCCCAGATGGAACCAAAAAGTCTTTTCCTCACCAAGCAGGTGTTGGACGAAAGAGCTCAGTTGGAAGTTCGACTCGGTGCTTTCAAGGAGAAGATTGACCTTGGAGAAATGGAGCTGAGCCGACTGAAAAAGCTCAAGGGTATAAAGGATGAATTGGAAGCTGTCGCGAGTATCCGGGGCTGTTCAGCGGGTTTTGACCATTTCTCTGGGGGAGGCATAGAGGCTGTGATCAAGCAAGTCGAAGATGAATTCAATCAAACCAATCGCATTGTGTTTATCTTTGTCGCCGAATTGCAACGTGGTCTGATGAAGCTGTCACAAATTGCCCTTAAAAAGGACCCACTACAACAAGTGGACTACTTGGATCTTCTCATAGAATCCGAGAAATCACAAGCAAGACCTGGCTGGCAAGATCGTGTAAAACCGTTGCAGAAAACAAGGGATGCAGCAGTGCAAATCAATCGTCTTGCAAAGCCTGGATTCGACCCATGGGAAAGGTTTCGAGAGAACGAGGAAACTCGTCAGTAG
- the LOC141895265 gene encoding cytolytic toxin-alpha-like: MSSQSQTIAALGRPFDLGMLYDRRSEKLIPGRTLWSPDHLSQAVTTIPKPYISTEVLAEDTIDAKANALNVEASLKLSFLGGLVNVRGAAKYLDDRKTSSHHSRVVLKYETTTEFKQLTMEHLERGKVQYPEVFDQGIATDVVVGILYGANAFLIFDQEVSEDESFKEVHGNMEVLVKALRSISIDGKGSVDIKEDQKKKTEKMHCKMYGDFRTEESPTTYEEAVKVYKQLPSLIGDKGQNAVAVQVYLCPLSEIDSKGERMVREISVIYMSKTCEIQERIQFIEAQCSDLMREDVCSSFPRVKKQLSFFKSNISRYKIFFQKKLLPLLISIRRGGAPESALGEIIEEKERSPFAQTRMNAWIEEKKKEMKKLQGFVRFLGNTPFVNPEDVENEAFNPNNENVVCCTFKIGKEGDPQILSMDGYLTGNVLPPLNREASTGIDDNIVNKKMRQALKQFAELKAANEDQEEVKFFATEESLSDTGNRGIFIHLYENGELDNEDFKLSPKPEKLEAGSVRDDSIELRWNDPHRSENNIKKYKVQYRKDEDASVDWITQYSVCGNEAKQTATISGLNPATRYLFRVCAMGQIVVSQYSDTLTETTKPTSPPGKPSLVAVTTDTITITFARPKNIGERVKIEKYKIEWSTNSQHMEQVLQYTEDVSPTCTIQGLQAEVPYKFRVIAICGREGDSEPSDLSDPLQTRLPPPKFVTSRILTHCTLVQPPEDGKPAVYSLPLSLTHEDSRRQLRKFVINVGEESTQLPGKCDSVPEKVILIVGSTGSWKTTTVNAMINHVLGVQWKDYFRKV, encoded by the coding sequence ATGTCTTCGCAGAGCCAAACAATTGCGGCTCTTGGTCGTCCATTTGACCTTGGCATGCTATATGATCGCCGTTCAGAAAAGCTGATCCCTGGGAGGACATTGTGGTCTCCAGATCATCTGAGTCAGGCGGTTACCACGATACCGAAACCATACATCAGCACAGAAGTCCTAGCCGAAGACACAATTGACGCTAAAGCAAATGCTCTCAATGTTGAAGCGAGCCTTAAATTGAGTTTCCTTGGGGGATTAGTTAATGTACGAGGAGCAGCTAAATACTTAGATGATAGAAAGACATCAAGTCATCATTCTCGCGTGGTCTTAAAGTATGAGACAACAACCGAGTTTAAACAGCTGACCATGGAACATCTGGAACGAGGAAAGGTGCAGTATCCAGAGGTGTTTGACCAAGGTATTGCCACTGATGTTGTGGTTGGAATCCTGTATGGTGCAAACGCATTCTTGATCTTCGACCAGGAAGTTTCCGAAGATGAATCTTTTAAGGAGGTACATGGTAATATGGAAGTACTGGTGAAAGCCCTGCGAAGTATCTCAATAGACGGAAAGGGGTCTGTCGACATAAAGGAAGAccagaagaagaaaacagagaaaatgcATTGCAAGATGTATGGAGATTTCAGAACAGAAGAAAGTCCAACTACTTACGAAGAAGCAGTAAAGGTCTACAAACAGCTGCCATCTTTGATTGGAGACAAAGGTCAAAATGCAGTCGCTGTTCAAGTATATTTGTGTCCGCTAAGTGAAATCGATAGCAAGGGGGAGCGAATGGTTAGAGAAATCAGCGTCATTTATATGAGCAAGACATGTGAGATTCAAGAACGTATACAGTTTATTGAGGCTCAATGCAGCGATCTAATGAGAGAGGATGTTTGCTCGTCGTTCCCTAGAGTGAAGAAGCAGTTATCCTTTTTCAAAAGCAATATCTCTCGATACAAGATCTTTTTCCAGAAGAAACTGTTGCCTTTGCTCATAAGCATAAGACGAGGTGGAGCACCAGAATCAGCGCTTGGAGAGATCattgaagaaaaagagcgtTCCCCCTTCGCGCAAACTCGCATGAATGCTTGGAtcgaggaaaaaaagaaagagatgaAGAAATTACAAGGTTTTGTTCGTTTCTTGGGAAATACTCCTTTTGTTAATCCTGAGGATGTAGAAAACGAAGCATTCAACCCAAACAATGAGAATGTTGTGTGCTGTACGTTTAAGATTGGCAAGGAAGGCGATCCTCAGATTTTGAGCATGGATGGGTACCTTACTGGAAATGTTCTGCCGCCGTTGAATAGAGAGGCATCCACAGGTATTGATGACAACattgtcaataaaaaaatgcgtCAGGCACTGAAACAGTTCGCAGAACTCAAAGCTGCAAATGAAGACCAAGAGGAAGTGAAATTCTTCGCCACAGAGGAAAGTCTTTCTGACACTGGAAACCGTGGAATCTTTATCCATCTTTACGAAAATGGCGAACTAGATAATGAAGATTTTAAGTTATCACCAAAGCCAGAGAAACTAGAAGCAGGGAGCGTGCGAGATGATTCTATCGAGCTTCGGTGGAATGATCCGCACCGGAGCGAGAACAACATCAAAAAGTACAAAGTTCAGTACAGAAAAGATGAAGATGCCAGCGTCGACTGGATCACTCAGTACTCAGTTTGTGGTAACGAAGCTAAGCAAACGGCTACCATATCTGGGCTTAACCCCGCTACCAGGTACTTGTTCCGAGTATGCGCTATGGGACAGATTGTGGTCAGCCAATACAGTGATACTTTGACTGAAACTACCAAACCAACGAGTCCGCCTGGCAAGCCATCCTTGGTAGCTGTCACGACTGACACAATTACTATTACATTTGCGAGACCCAAAAACATTGGAGAGAGAGTTAAGATTGAAAAATACAAGATTGAGTGGAGCACCAATTCCCAACATATGGAGCAAGTCCTGCAGTACACAGAAGACGTGTCGCCCACTTGCACAATCCAAGGTCTTCAAGCAGAAGTACCTTACAAATTTAGAGTTATCGCGATTTGTGGCAGAGAAGGAGACAGCGAGCCCAGTGACCTCAGTGATCCATTGCAAACCAGGCTACCCCCGCCCAAATTTGTTACAAGCAGGATTCTTACTCACTGTACCCTAGTTCAGCCACCAGAAGATGGAAAGCCAGCAGTATACAGTCTTCCTTTAAGTCTCACGCACGAAGACAGCAGAAGGCAACTGCGAAAGTTTGTCATTAATGTTGGTGAGGAAAGCACGCAGCTGCCTGGTAAATGTGATTCCGTTCCTGAGAAAGTAATCCTGATTGTTGGGTCAACGGGCTCTTGGAAGACAACCACAGTTAATGCCATGATCAACCACGTCCTGGGAGTGCAGTGGAAGGACTACTTTCGAAAGGTTTAG